aaaaaaaataaaaacgaaaaataaagtttttcatggtgggggcagggggaaggggtggtgggttaaaatcacgatgaatcctatgtgttaatcacatagaacttaaaaaaataaaaaaaatttaattctgttagtaagttctcttaacttttaatttatttatcccgtccataaatggaaagtttgatgcgccactgtcgacgcatgtgccactgaaaagtgacggcacagtgttcaaacgttttcttttaggttctactatttaagttatagggtcccatcgtgcctaaaatgattaagaaatttcacctatagcggctcttagtctatatggTCTAAACTTcgagctacgttgacgtaaagttaTCTTGGGATAtcaccagtggtgtcatggtgtgggaacgcgtgggaacgccgttcccacactggttaagaaaagaaaaaaaaataaagaatttagGTTTTGCAAATAAATCACGGATTATAGAAAACGCTCTCTATATTTCGATACAGTACAACGATTCACTCCGCTCTCCGTGAGTCGTTGTACTAGGCCTACTACTGCCTAGTGTACGAAAACCAGAGAGTACGGCCACGGCGTGAAAACTAGACTGTACTTCTACGAAACtcataaaagttaagtaaatctgataattatgtacaaatcggcaacactgtcgattttctacacTGTCTGGTACTACGCGAAAAATGCTGTGTCATTGTATTCACTGTCTGTTTGTTCACCGAGAAGTTCTGTACTAGTCTCTGTTAACTGTGTTCGACTCCTGGATTATTTATTTACGGTTTGTGTATAGTTTACTCGAAGAAATCATAGTAAATAATTCGCGTATGTTATGCcatgttttatgtttattttaaataaatgctttaGGCAGTACATATTAACAAGTATAGTAGGTGTACAGTATACAACTTTTATTCAAGTGAGATAAGTGATAAATGTAGTGGAAAATACTGCAATGGAATCCCAGAGGAAGAAGCAAAAAACAATAATGTCATTTTTCGAAGTAGGGAAAAAAGAACCAACTTCTGTTTCTCCTTCATCATCAGCTACAGGTGAGGAAAGTAAAGATAATTTAACCGAACAGTCTAATTCAATTGAACGTTGTCCTAAACCGGATGAGTCTGATAGACTTATAGTCACTAATTTAAAATGGCCATCTATTTGGAACCAAGAAATGTGGGAGCGAAAAAAACAAGCTTTTCCTTGGATTGATTGTAGGGAAGGAAAACTTGGATGTAGTGTTTGTAAACACGTGTCGCACTTGGGTGCTAATAAGACAGAGCGCTCCAGCATTGCAAAAGAATGGTGTTCTTACCAAGTTACTTCTAATGGTAAAACTAAGGCTGCTCAACTCAGATCGCTGAGAAAAAAAATGTTCATCCACAAAACAACCTCTAGTCATAAGGCAGCCAAAAAGATTATTGAAGTAAGCAAATCCCAAACTATTGAAAAAGTCACAGATGTCATGAATGTTTCGCACCTCGAAACAACAAAAGTTATTTTCAGAACTGCTTACTATCTAGCCAAGAGCAATAGGCCTTACTCAGACTTCTTTGACCTGTTAGAATTGCAAAGAATGAACAATGTTGATGTTGGAATCGGGCTACATTCTAGAAATACTGCTGTAGAAATAATTGATCACGTTTCAAGTGAAATGAAATCAAAAATTATCAAGTCAATTTTAAACATTTCGGGTAAAATATCAGTTATTATAGATGAGTCAACAGCTGTAGGCTCAAAATCTAATCTAATAGTGTATTTAAAATGTGAATTCAGCAAAGAGCAGAATCCTCATTTTTTGTTCTTAGAGTTGATTGAACTGAGCAGTCAAACATCTCAGGTAATTGTTGAAAGTTTGCTAAGCTGTTTGAAAATAAGCGGATTTGATGATGATTACTTGAAAGAAAATTTTGTTTCATTTGCAAGTGACGGTGCCAGCGTCATGTTGGGTAAAAAATCAGGTGTAGCTGAAAGATTGCTTGAGATGTACCCAGATATTATTGTTTGGCATTGCATGAATCATAGACTAGAGCTAGCCTTAAGTGATGCAGTTGATGAAGTTGGGGCCGTAAatcattttcaaatatttatggATAAAATATACTCCACTTACAGTAAGTCACCGAAAAACCAACGTGAACTCTCCGAGTGTGCCTCAAAGCTGGAACAACAACTCCAAAAAATTGGAAAAGTTTTAGGGACTCGATGGGTTGCAAGTTCCTATCGTGCAGTTTCGGCTGTGTGGTATGGTTACTCTGCCATTTACAACCACTTTGAAAAGGCGAAGACAGACAAGAACAGAAGTTCTACTGAAAGATCTATGTACTGTGGCCTATCAAGGCAATTATCATCATTACAGTTTCTGTTAAATTTAGCCATTATGTATGACATTTTGGCTGAACTTTCGATGCTTTCAGAGGCTTTGCAAAACAGAGAAACTACTGTTGTTTATGCTGATAAATTGATCAGAAGAAGCATTAGATTTTTTGAAACTCTGAAAGAAACGCCTGGAACCAAGAGCCTTGAGGCTTACATTGCTGAGAAGGACGGTAATTTCAACAATGTCCCCATTACAAACAATCCAAAAATTGCGaccatcaatcacaaacaagtgaTAACAAgtgtaataaacaatttaactaGAAGAATGTTTACTACTAAATCCAGTCATGAGTCAAAATCAAGCGCCTCTTCAAACTGTAAGCAACAATACGATTCTCTTCTATCTGATTTAAAAGTACTGGAAACTGATCAGTACCCAACTGACAAATCAGTACGATATGGGGAAGAACAAATTCAAAATCTCTGCAAAAGGTTTAAGCTTAACAAAGCGAAAATAACAAACTGCTTTCGAGATTATATCGAAGCCAATTCACCTTCTAGAATACCAAAAGATCTCATCCCGTTGTTGAACTGCACTAAACTGATTCCATGTAGTTCGTCAGAATGTGAACGAGGTTTTAGTCTCATGAACCAGATAATGACTGATTTGCGAACTAGACTCTTAACCAGACATGTTTCAAGCCttatgtttataaaacaacatGGACCAAGTATAACCGAGTGGAATGTGGAGCCCTATGTGAACACCTGGTTGAGGAGACACCGCACAGCAGACGACACTAGGACACGCACGGCAAAACCTTATCCGGAAGAAGAAAATCCATTTGTTCAGTTTTTGTAATTTTGATTGAATGTGAAACACTTTCCTTTGTATGTTAAACAACACCTTTCGTTCCTATGTTATCTTGTCATGTAAATAATAAAACTGGTTTATAATAATTGTGTGGTTTAATATTACAAATAAATGATTACATTTATGTCTCCAAAACATTTAAATTAGCTATGTTGTCTTATTTTCtcacaattaaaataaaataaaaaaaaacaattccagaatttaaatatttttgaattaagcAAATgcatacacatttttaaaatcaggggggggggcagacgtgaagatgttgcacattatattttgtattttttggataaccatatatattaTACAGCACCTGAAAGGCAAGGGGGGGcacgcccccccccccccgcccATGGGTATGAGCGCCCAtgtaatattttaattgtaaaaaaGTTAAGGAAAGTGCGTTCCcacactgctaattttgccatgacaccactggatATCACGTACCGCATGTCACTGTTTACACTTATATAGGTGAAAGCAGTCCAGTGTATTCTTCCGCTATTAatatggcagcaagttcatccatTTTAGTTTTACCTTCAAGTAGAAAgcactattttactatttttgagttaccaatactcaagttttgttataatttaatttataaaggATTTGTAAGAATTTACACCTTTTTTAAATTATGCAagcgttcataattttcttgaaaagtaaattttattttatttggagcagtattttattcaACGGCAGTATGAAGAATCATTCGTAGgtgatgtaaaaaacaaatacagttaTATAAgccaaattcatattgaaaaagaaggggaataggcaacggtatgacataccgcatgtcagagtcTACGTCCTGAAACATACCTACATGTCACAGACAAAGTTCATGATCCAGAAATAGAGAAATTGAACTCAATATAGCAGCTATAAGGGCAGTTAATAGTAGCTATAGCAGCTATTAACACCTTCCTTCAATTATTATACTACTTTCTAGCTTTTCTAACGTGCATacaaataacaataaaattaaaggtattaaccttcggatgaacAAGTGGGGTAAGTTTTGACAccaatgtatgtttttatttaataaattcagaaatattgtaaCCAAGTAACCAAATAATACCcggaattaagcaaaaacacaatgaaaatgttaaaaacgaaaatggagaactgatgataaactgCTGCACAAATAAcgaacttagaataaacaacacattttttgactacaaagaccaacacaaatatacattcaataatagccgtggacaaagatctatgatagactatgttgtaaccaacagagatatatgtacatccatcaaaaataatcgacgtaagatgcctcaattcggcagatgtaggtagcgaccatagcctagtattatgtaaaataggaatcaCTATGAAATATTTCACGCCTaagagggcagcaccaacacaaacaaaaatcaaagtcgaaggactacacactgaatccacggaatacttataaAGGAAAAGAATATCAGAAAAGATTGCTGCGAATGGAATATTAGAGAACGATAACGtcgatgaaagctggcaaaaactcaaagataatataatcgacgctgcaacagaatcatttggagagagaaaagtaacgaatactcacatattaaagaagaaaaccccgtggtttagagaggaagttaagataaaatgGGAAGagaagaagaaagcctttttacaatacaaaacaaaacaaacacaacaggtatcaggcatacaaccactacaaacaaatcagaaacgaaacgaatactttagtgaggcaaataaaaagggagcactttcagagtttctcaaaacagatggaacacgacttcaacggaacacaaaaagaagtatggaaaatgatcagagggcaaagaaagga
The window above is part of the Diabrotica virgifera virgifera chromosome 2, PGI_DIABVI_V3a genome. Proteins encoded here:
- the LOC126880938 gene encoding E3 SUMO-protein ligase KIAA1586-like, producing the protein MSFFEVGKKEPTSVSPSSSATGEESKDNLTEQSNSIERCPKPDESDRLIVTNLKWPSIWNQEMWERKKQAFPWIDCREGKLGCSVCKHVSHLGANKTERSSIAKEWCSYQVTSNGKTKAAQLRSLRKKMFIHKTTSSHKAAKKIIEVSKSQTIEKVTDVMNVSHLETTKVIFRTAYYLAKSNRPYSDFFDLLELQRMNNVDVGIGLHSRNTAVEIIDHVSSEMKSKIIKSILNISGKISVIIDESTAVGSKSNLIVYLKCEFSKEQNPHFLFLELIELSSQTSQVIVESLLSCLKISGFDDDYLKENFVSFASDGASVMLGKKSGVAERLLEMYPDIIVWHCMNHRLELALSDAVDEVGAVNHFQIFMDKIYSTYSKSPKNQRELSECASKLEQQLQKIGKVLGTRWVASSYRAVSAVWYGYSAIYNHFEKAKTDKNRSSTERSMYCGLSRQLSSLQFLLNLAIMYDILAELSMLSEALQNRETTVVYADKLIRRSIRFFETLKETPGTKSLEAYIAEKDGNFNNVPITNNPKIATINHKQVITSVINNLTRRMFTTKSSHESKSSASSNCKQQYDSLLSDLKVLETDQYPTDKSVRYGEEQIQNLCKRFKLNKAKITNCFRDYIEANSPSRIPKDLIPLLNCTKLIPCSSSECERGFSLMNQIMTDLRTRLLTRHVSSLMFIKQHGPSITEWNVEPYVNTWLRRHRTADDTRTRTAKPYPEEENPFVQFL